Part of the Benincasa hispida cultivar B227 chromosome 11, ASM972705v1, whole genome shotgun sequence genome, ATGGAGAACGGGATGGAGGCAAGGATGTGCACGAGGAATGTATTCCCCATCCCCGTTCTCGCTTAAATCAGGCGGAATCCCACAGGGAAGTTGGACATATCTAATTGcgatttttaaatttcttaaaagaattataaCTTTACTcgtattttataattattttgacttttgagttttgaaattatttaaaaaaaagaacattgagatattttttaaattaaaaatgagaaTTAATATCCAAGTAAAGtgtaaaaaaagaatatattttcgACATTATTTATCGTTCAGCTTCATGTAAATGagtgaaaaatattttgaaaatatcaaaataaaaataaaagtgtaAAAAAGTTACAAGGGCTGGGGTTTGAACCCAGGTACATATCACTGGACAACCCAAAATTTTCCGGTTTCTATCCATCATAAGcaaaacttattaaaaaattgaacgattttttttttttattttcttaaacattttaataaaaacattttaataaaaacattttaataaaaacattttaaaattgaaaaaaagttgaagaaatAGAAAACTCAATTGACTACGAAACATATTTGTCTTTAAAGAAACtaaagacaaaaaaataaaataaaataaaaaatcaattggtAATTGAATGACACGTAAGTTGATAGGTTTTGATATATTCTACCTTATTCAATGAAGTATTGTTAAATTAGGTTTTGATATAGACctaattttcaattctttaaatcagattttttattattattatggttTACACTTCAAGAATTTATTACATACTTAGATATTAATTCTCATTTTGTATCGTTCCAATTTTATCGAATGTCCTCGAAGGGATTTGACAGGggttaaatttctaatattcaCAATGTGATTTTTGAGAGATTTGATAATGAAGATTCCACTTGAATTTAGATTCCAATTAACATGGTCcttatcattgatagagatACTAGAATGCCAGTCATTTGATGCCATATATATTGCAAGTTACAAAAAGAATTCACAAATACAGTAAATACTTTCTTACAATATTATTTCGAATTATCTCAGGTACGATTTCTTATATGAATGATTGGAAGTGAAAAGTAAATAAGTTTATAGATAATAAAGAATATCTTAGAGTTTTTCTTAAAATTGTGTCCCTAAGATAGGATGGGAGTCTTATCTCTCCACATATACAACTCATTTTGTCAACCCCTTCCAAATTTTATCACGTGGACATTTTATTGCACACATGCTACATTCTTGGCTTATCAttgatcatatatatatttataaaaattcaattttttttagtataaaaattGTGAAAATGGAAGATCGAAAATTTCACCTCTAGAATAGAAGGTCATATCAATTATCACTTAACTAAATTCTCTTTGGCATTAACAAAAATCCAACTAAAGATGCATATACTTTTCgttcattcatattaattataaacttATTCAAGATAACAATGAACTcattgcaaatattttaaatttaaaaaggaCAAATTAGAATTctttccaaaaaaataaaaaataaaaaataaaaaataaaagaaagaaagaaaatgacaaaTTAGATCTATTATAAATACCCTTCCTCTAGTAGTTCATTCACAAAAAATTGAGCTATCAAATATTCATCAAAACATTCAAAAATGGAGAAGAAAGAAATTGGGTTAATTTTGAGTATGTTGGTGATGATAGTCAGTTGTTGTGAGGGGGTCAATGACTATGACTACTTGCAAGTTGTAATCCAATGGCAACCTGCCACGTGTACAGATTGGAAGAAGCCTTATCCTTATTGTTTCCAAGACCCAGATAATAGATTCAGTATCCATGGCATGTGGCCTAGCCTATACAGCGGTGCCCAAACCCATTGTTTCGGTAGTCCCTTCGATGTAAACCAGGTAAAATAAATATGTTCCCAATTATTATTCAAAGCTTCACTAATCAAACATTAGaaatattgttaaattattgttttttttaacatatatatagaaGTGTAGATATACAACtcaaatgatatttaatatgtGAAATCTAATCTATTAGCAAAAATTCAATTTGTCCATcaacaaaaaaatcatattcTTTTCGAGTGATGACATAGTAATTTTAAGGTTGTTTTATATGAAAAGTTTAgtcaatttcataatttttataagaTACACAAGTTACTTCTTTTATTATCAACTGGTTTTGAGATGGAACCTCATACTTATCTAATATGATATTAGAGTAGTTCAAAAAGCCCAAATAAACATGATAAGTGATAAGTTCAAAGCAATAGATGGAGAGatgtaatttgtaaaataatgCTTTGACCTGTATGATCAAAGATCAACAAATTTCTAACAAATTTCCACATATGCACATTGTTGTTGTTGGTATTCCTGATAGTAAGGTTATTTCTTTCATTCTAAAGAGACCAATAGACAACGattgagatattaagatatatataactaaaaatTTTCTTATTGATCATCCAGATTAGCATACTCCAACCTGGAATTAGTGAAATATGGCCAAATGTTGTCACAGGAAAAAACCAATGGCTATGGGGACACGAGTGGGATAAACATGGAACTTGTACTGAGAGCATTTTATTTGACCAAGAAGAATATTTCAGTTTTACAATGGacaaatatattgaaaataatttgtCGTTTATTCTTGGGAAGAGCCAAATTACACCTAATGGGCAACTTTACTCGAGGGCTCAAATTTATGCAGCAATAAGTGCAAAGACTGGAAAAACCCCAGCCGTTCGATGCAACTACAACTATTGGAGTGGAGTtgaacaattgcatgaaataactcTTTGTTACAATTGGAATGCTACGGCTTTTGAGGACTGCCCTTTGAATGCCAACAAATGTGATAATACTTTTATGTGGTATCCATGGAGCACTACCAAAGCTTTATCTGTCTAAAGAATAAAACCAACAAATATTAAATCGTAAAAAGGGCCCTCCATATGGTGTGTGGCTCTTATATATGTGTGTACTTTTCTAAGCCTTTTATGTTTCTAATAATGTCTTCCTCATGAGTTCATGGAGGAGATGAAATATGAATAAATGGAGGATGGATTTGTAAATCATATTCGTTCAGgacttatttaatttatggtgaaagaaaataaatgatgCTTAATTATGATAAACACTgttcttttcattttaaattaaattaatgttcaAAGATTGCCCACCAAGAATGAAGAGTCAAGTCTATGTTATCATTTTGATTGgcaaataatttgtttttttatttatgttgtTGGTTATTTTGTCTCTGAattttttgtatatatttgGTGCTAGTTTTCTTTCCTTATCGATTGCAGATTTGCTGATATGATTATTTCCTTATTTGTGTTCTTGTCGGTGTTGGGTTATTCCTTGCCTTTTGTTGATTGTATTTAGAGGTGTTCGTCTCTAGGGTTTAGGACAAGCCAAATAATGTGTTTTATATGGTGTCCTCTACTGAATACCTTGAAGTGGCTTACTGAATCGAACAGAAGATTCCTTTTCCTTAAAGTTTGATATGTCTAAGTTATTATATCCTCTTATTACAAAGAAGTGCTAGTTGGGGGAATCTTACAACTAGCAAGTGAAAAGATGGTGAATTGTTGCGGTAGCATCAGATTTGTGGGGAATCTGAATCTGCAGACTCATTTGAAGTAGTCTCAAAATTAGAGGGAGTCTGACTTGCTCCTAGCATTTAGTTATGCGTAAACTGATATCTTAgttgaagtgaatgttgtaaaAGTGAGTTACATTCTGGTGGATCTCTTTTCACCTAAGCGCAAATCCTCCCAGATGTAGGTGTGGTTGTACCAAACTAGGTTAACAAGTTTATGTGTTCTTCCTCTCTTCTTATTACTCTTCTACCTTTTGTCTTTACTATTGTCAGTAACATTTTTCCTAGCTAGTGCTTTATTTGTGATTCATCTATTTTAAATTGGCATCATAATCGGTTGATTGTTTGTTCATTAAGTATTCAATGGATTCGATCAACGAAGGTGGATCTACAACACGTCCTCCAGTCCAAGATTTGATGAACAACTTGTATTGGAAGGCCAAAATGACTaccttttttaaatttattggcAGGTCTTCCAAGGCGATTCTTAATGGATGGTCACATCCAACAATTACTGACAAAGATGGAGTTATCAATCAAAAGCCTGAAAAGTACTGGACAGAGGATGAAGATCAAGCTTCTAGAAAACTCACGAGCTTTAAATGTTATCTTCTGGTGTTTATCAAAACATTTTTAGGTTAATCAATACATGTGTTTATGCTCAAGAAGCTTAGGAGATTCTAGTTATGGCTCATGAAGGAACCTCAAAAGTAAAGATGTCAAGGTTGCAGCTCTTGACAACTGAATTCGAATCTCTTAAAATGTGTGATGTTGAGTGTGTTGCAAAACTCAATGTGCGACTTCTAGATATTGCTAATGAATCATTTGCTCTCGGAGAAAAAAATTCTGAAGAAAAACTTGTTAGCAAACTTTTTTATGCTCATTACCTAAAAGGTTCAATATGAAGATTACTGCTATTGAAAAATCCCATGATATTAGCACCACGAAAGTTGATGAAATGTTTGAATCTCTTCGAACATTTGAAATGACTTTGGATGATAAAGCCGAAAAGAAGCTTAAAGGAATTGCTCTACCGTCTTCTATAAATGATGATAGCTCGATAAGCAAAATCAAACATATGGACGAAAACTGGATATATATTGCTATTGGAAAAACAATTCGGTAAAGCCATTATGTTTCCCCTCTTGTCAAAGACTTGAATAACACCAACGATAATCATATCTCAAGGCCGACAAATCAATTCGTCAAGAAGATAGAAAGTGACAAAGGAGGTAGTGGTGGTCAGGGTGTTCaagaaagaaacttcaagtgtCGTGAATGTGGGGTTTGTAAGATGCCAAGGTTGATCTTGAAACTATGTCGAAATCTGTTCAAATGCTCAACTCTGGCATAAATGATCTCGACAAGATTTTGTCCTCAGGAAATAAAATTTCTAATAAACGTGGCATTGGATTCAGCAAGTCTTGAGATCAATTCTTAAAAGGGGAACCCTCTCTTTTTAAAAGATCTGTTCCTAATAAAGATACTTTGATGTCTGCGCCAATGTCTAAAGTAAGTGAAGGTACATTGGCTCGTCCTAAGCAGTTTATGACAAAAAGGTGGATAACAATGTAGAAAGGAAGGTTAAATTTGACTTTACTGATATCAGTTAAGGAGAAGAATTAGTAACTCTATGGAATCATCTCAGGAACCTTATCCATGGTAGGTAtgtttagaaaaacaaaatggaGTGGAAGGTGAAGAAATGTCATCTTCAATCTGATATTAGATGCCAAATTACATCTACTTCTCTTCTAGCATCTTCTAAAAAGGATTGGTACTTCTACAGTGGCTTCTCACGACAGATGATAGGTGTAAGATCTTTAATTAAAAGCATTGAACCCTGTGGATCTGGTCATGTTACTTTTGGAGATAGAGCAACAGGAAAGGTTCTTGGAAAAGGTCAATGATGTATTTTGGTCTTCCTAGATTAGAAAATTTCATTCTTGTTGAAGGATTgactacaaatttaatcaatatAAGTCAATTATGTGACCAAGGTCTTGTTGTGAACTTCTCAAAAGACAAATACTTGGTAACCAACGTAGATAATGTGATTATCATGACATGTATGCGTTCATCTGATAACTGTTATCTATGGACTTCTAATGTTTGTTCTAATGTCAGTCACACAGCTCGAAACAATGATGTTGTAATCTGGCATAAACGGTTAAGTCATGTTAATCTTCGTTCTGTTAAAAAGGCAGTTTCTGTACAAGCCATACTTGGTATACCATCTCTGTCTGGAGATGGTGAAATTGTGTACGGTGATTATCAAGCTATAAGGCAAGTCTAACTTTCTCATAGGAAAGTGTCTGTTTGTACTAGCAATTGTGTGATGGAATTACATCACAAGGATCTGGTGGGACCAGTACAAGTGGAGAGCTTAGTTGGTAAACATTGTGCCTTTATCaacattgatgatttttctcgGTATACATAGGTACGCCATCAAAGAAAATTAGACACATTTCAAGTATGTAGACtttatgtcttcaacttcaGTGAGAATGAGAGGTGCACATTGTAAGGATCAGGATAATCATGGCAAGGAGTTTGAAAACTCTCAATTTGGGAATTTTTGCAATGTTAAGTGTAATGAATTTCCTCCCTTATGACttctcagcagaatggtgtggTTGAAAGAAAGAATCACTCTCCAAGAAATGGCCAGGATAATGTTGCACACCAAAAGtgttcctttgaatttttagGCAAAGGCTTTGACTACTACTTGCCACATCCACAACCGAATTTATATTTGTCCAGGTACTCTTACTATAAACTATGAAATATAGAAAGAACGTAAGCCAAATGTTAAGTATTTTCACGTGTTTGGAAgtattttctatatttgcatTTATTGGGacatatttgttatatttttactgATCGAGACGCTAGGAAAAAATGGGATTCCAATGCAAATGAAGGAATCTTTCTTGGATTTTCATCAAATAACCGTGCTTATCGTAACAAGCGCACTTCTACTGTGATGGAATTTATCAATGTTGTTATTGATGATCTGCAAAGTTCTGATCATCAAAGtggaaaatatgaaaatcaagATGTTTTTTCACGTGGTGCACTCTATGCCAATGACATTTATCCTCCCATTCCTCTCTACAGCAATACTTGTGAAATAGTAACTCAGACTCAGAAGAAACTGAGAGTGAGATGATTTCGGTATTTAGCCGTGTTCAAAAGAACCATCGTTTAAGTAACAGAATAGGTGATTTAAATATAGATATCTTTGCatgcaaaaaggagaaagtgGATTATCTCAAACTAATGGGGAATGTTTTTTTCACTTCTCCTACCAAGCTTAGAAACATCAATGAGACTCTGAAAGATGAAGTTGGGATGAATGCTATACATGAGGACTTAAGCCAATTCCAACGAAATGATGTTTGGTAATTGGTTATGAAAGAATTTAATCTCAAATAGCTCAACGGctagtttttattttctaaatagACGACGTAacaaatttgtaattatatatatataggttacGTTCAAATCAAAAAGCAACTTGATCATTTTGTTTAGTACACGAtctgtaaagaaaataaaaacttatCTCTGTAAAGTCTTCAATAAACGATTCTcccttcccgtggatgtaggcatcATTTTGACGAATCACGTACATGTTTTTGTTggtctcttcttcctctttctcttcttccaTTTGCATGCTTGATTCTCTTCTTTATCCCCTGTGAAATTTGTCAAGAACAATAGAAGTTTAGAGAGAGTTGAGAGCTTTCAGAAACCCgatttagagagagagagagagagttttgTTTACCTGAAAGGAATTCGATCGGTCTCCATTGATTTCCCTCAGATTTGCGATGGTGATTCTTACCACATGTAGTCAAGAAGATTGAGAGGCGTGGCTCATTCAGAACCTTTCGTTTCACCTACCCTCTCACTTAGATTGGTCTCTTCTGCAACTTGGCCTTGAAATAAGGAATAGCCCTACAAATTGGTCTCAGAGCAAAAGACACTTAAACATTTCAGTTCTTGGATTATTAAGATTCAAGATTCACACTAAAATGACATTAGCAAGATATGAGATAGAGAAATTTGATGGTAAGGGAGACTTTGGCCTTTGGAAGGCAAAAAATAGAGTCATTCTCGATCAACAAAAGGCTCACAAGGCTCTTCTTGATCCATCTACTCTCTCAAACACTGTGACAACTCAAGAAAAGGAAGACTGGGAGTTGGCAGCTTATGGTAAGTTAGTCTTAAACCTTAGTGATAATGTTTTAAGGCAAGTCATTGATCAAGAGACAGCCTATAGGATTTGGACAAAGTTGGAAGGCTTATATGCCACTAGAAATCTTCCTAATAAAATGTACCTTAgggagaaaattttcatttttaaaatggattcatcaAAATCACTTTTTGATATCTAGATGAGTTCAAAAAAGATTTTTGCTAAATTTAAAATCTTGGGGAGAAAatagaagatgaaaatgaagcatACGTGCTTCTAAATTCCTTAAAATGCATTGAAGAATGGAAGGGACAGTACATCTACAGATGCAATAATATCTACCCTAAAAACAAGGGAACTTGAGTTGCAAGTAGTTAAAAAGGAACAACCAAATGGTGAAGGGTTATTTGTGAAGAGGAACTTCAAACCAAATCAATCAAAGGATAGAAAACAGCAGCATACAGAGGaaaacaagccaaaacaaaaaattaaatgcaaatattGCAAAAAGAAGGGGAATTTGATTAAAGACTGCTTCATCctcaaaagaaagaatcaagagAAAGAAACAAAGCCCAAAAGCAAGCAGCCTGAAGCCTCTATAATCAAAGGCTCCTATATCTACTCTGATGCACTAGCCTCAACACTTGACAAGGCCAATTATGTTAACCTCCTTGGGAAACATGATTAGGTCTTGGATTCAGGATGCACCTACCATATGACACCTATGAGACCCTGGTTTAACACCTACAAAGAAAATGATGGAGAAGTGGTCTACATGGGAAACAACCTAGGCGTAAAATTGAAGGCATTGGATCTGTCTCTATAAAACTTAAAGATGGGACTGTCAAACTACTCAGAAATGTGAGACATGTCCCACTTCTTAAGAGAAACCTAATCTCCCTAGGAATGCTACATGTTTTTTGGTATGAATATAGGGGTAAGGGTGGAACACTTGAGGTTCTAAAAGACTCAAAGGTGATCCTTGTTGGGGAGAAAGTTAATGACTTGTTTGTGGTCAGAGGTGTTGAAATGTTGATAGGGGCATATGTTGCCACACCAAATGAGATGATAGAAGCTCATGTTTGGCACAAAAGGCTGTCTCACATAAGTGCTAAGGGGCTGGAAGCTTTGTCTAAACAGGGAATTCTACCCAAGGGAATTTCAGACAAGTTAACATTTTGTGAACATTACATTTTGGGAAAGCAACTAGACATAGCTTTACCAAAGAACATCATTCAACaaaggaaattcttgactacATCCACTCAGATCTTTGGGGTCCAGCACAAACACCTAGTCTAAGTGGCTCGAGGTACTTACTTTCCTTTATAGATGACTTTTCAAGAAAAAGCtgggttttctttcttaaatcaaaagaccaagtgttttacaaatttaaagaaCTTAAACTCATGATCGAGAAGCAAACCTCTAAggaaattaaatacctaagaacaGATAATGGGATAATGAGCTAGAATTTTGTAGTGAATAATTCAACAAATTTTGTAAGGAATCAGGAATGACTAGGCAGAAGATAATCAGACACACACCCCAACAGAATGGGGTAGCAGAGAAGCTTGATAAGACTATTATGGAAAGGGTCAATGTTTACTCTCAGATGTCATTCTCAGTGAAAAATATTGGGTTGAAGCTGCAAGCTATGCTGTGTACACCTTAAATAGATGCCCACATACATCCCTAAACTTTTTAACCcctgaagaaaaatggacaaATCACCCTTCTAACTTAGACAACCTAAGGGTATTTGGGTGTGTTGGTTACATACATCAAAATCAGGGAAAATTTAAGTCTAGGAGTGTGGAATGTATGTTTGTTGAGTTCACTGAAGGTgtaaagggttttaaaattttgaattctgtCGAGAAAAGATTTGTGATCAGTAGGGATGTTACCTTCAGAGGAAGAGAAATGTTCATGCAAAAGGAGAAGACTACAATTGAGATACCTAAAAGCCCTACTCTAGGATTGAGGTGTCTTCTAAAGATAAGTCTACAGATCATTGTTCTTCTAATGATTCAGAAGAGGAAGAGGACACTACAGGACAGTTGATAGAAACCACTGGAGCTCAACCTGACTTGAGCCAATACTCTCTAGCAAGGGATAAGCAAAGAAGAGTGATTATTCCCCCAGCTAGGTACACTGAAACCAACTATATGAACCTAGTTTTAAATGCAACTATAGCTCCAAATGACCAAGAACTAGCCAACTTTGAAGATGTAGTAAGCTGCCATGATGCTATGAACTGGATTGAAGCTATGTGTGAAGAAATGAAATCACTAAGTGTTAATGACACTTGGACTCTAGCTCCTCTTCCTAAAGGATGCAAGGCAATAACATCTAAATGGATCTAAAAACTGAAGGAAGGCACTTCTAAAGATGAAAAGCCAAGGTATAAGGCAAGATTAGTGGCCAAAGGTTTCACACAGAGGGATCTGAAATTGTTTCACCAGTAGTTAAGCAAACCTCTATCAGACTTTTATTATCCCTTGTTACTCAACACAATCTTGAAGTatatcaactagatgttaaaacaaCCTTCCTACATGGTCATATAGATGAGGTCATCTACATGGTTCAGCTAAAAGGTTTTGTAGAAAAGGGTAAAGAGGGTCTCTACTGTCTTCTAAACAAGTCCATTTATGGTCTTAAACAGTCTCCTAGATGCTGGTCCAGAAGATTCAATGACTACATTGAGAGTATTGGATTTCATAATGACATTTACACTTATGTGAACTCAACTACCTATACGAACAAGTTGTACTTAGTTctctatgtggatgatatgttgcTAGCTAGGACTTCTAAAGAAGATTTAAGTCATGTAaaaaatctcctaaagagagaatttaaCATGAAAGATATGGGTCAGTCTAGAAGATCCTTGGGATTGAAATTGACAGAGACAAGGGGTCTTCTACCTTAAGCATTAGTCAAACTAATTATTGATAGAAATTCCTCAGACGATTCAATATGTCTAATGCTAAACATGTAACTATACCTACTGCGCAACATTTTAAACTATCCTCAGCTAATTCACCTAAGGAAACCGACTTGGAACACTTAAATCAGATGCAATTGGTTCCTTATAGTCAAGcagtaggaagcttgatgtacctCATGATCTCTAGTAGGCCTAATTTATCCTATTGTACAAGCCTAGTGAGTAGATTCATGTCAAACCCTGGGAGAAGGCATTGAGAAGCTACCAAATTGATATTTAGGTATCTAATTTAGTCTAAACGAGTCTAAGCTAATCAGTATTAAAGAGACAAATCTAAAGCTCTATGGGTATGTTGATTCAGATTTCGCAGGGGATCAAGATAAGAGAAGGTCTCTGATAGGGTATCTCTTCCTATACGGACCTAATCTACTGAGCTAGAAGGTTAATCTATAACCAATTACAGCCCTATTAACTATCCAAACTGAGTTCATGGCATTTTTAGAAGCTATAAAAGAGGCATTGTGGTTAAAGGGCTTGATGGAAGACTTTGGCATCAAACAAACAGTAGTTAAgatctactgtgataaccaaagtgctaTCCATCGTTCCAAAAATGGACAATACCACTCAAGGACAAAACATATCGACATAAAATTTCACTTTGTAAGAGACATAATAGAACAAGCGCTTATCGAATTTCTAAAAATTCATACCACGGAGAACGTGGCTGACATGCTTACCAACTTGTCTCAAAGCTCAAGCTCAGCAAGTGCCTTGATCAGATTGGCTTCATGTTACTTGAAAAAGGGTAATGGATAGTCAAAACCGAAAGGTAGAAGACTTTAGAGTTGAGATTAACATGGAGATTTGAAAGAATTTAATCTCAAATAGCTCAAAGgctagtttttgtttttttttttttctaaacaagcTTCATTGCAGATTtgtaatcatatatatataggttacATTCAAATCGAAAAACAACTTGatcatttttttagtacatgatctgtaaagaaaataaaaacttatCTCTGTAAAGTCTTCAATAAACGATTCTAccttcccgtggatgtaggcaaCATTTGACCGAACCACATACATGTTGTTGTTGGTCTCTTGAtcctctttctcttcttccaTTTGCATGCTTGATTCTCTTATTTATCCACTACGAAATTGATCAAGAACAATAGAAGTTTAGAAAGAGTTGAGAGCTTTCAGAAACCACacttaaagagagagaaagagtttTGTTTACCTAAAAGAAATTCGATCGGTCTTCACTGATTTCCCTCAGATCTATGATAGTGGTTCTTACCATGTGTAGTCAATAAGATTGAAAGGCTGGCTTATTCAGAGCCTTTCATTTCACCTACCCTCTCACTTGGATTGGTCTCCTCGGCAACTTGGGCCTGAAATAAGGAGTAGCTCAACAGGTTCCTCATACAGTGTTTGGATTTATGCCCCAATGCCCAGTAATTTACTATGGATAAGGtgggtgccttatcttggtgatattatggatacgacccactttgtaatagttacaaatggtttaatccaaattgttcatgtggaggtatgtgagtggaggtatcctaaacaaagagtttatatTAGACCGAACCgcgaaatatttaatctctctttttAAATCCTTTAGttgatgagattaatatttcaggATGATCATTTGCGATTTAATCTTAATCCTAGGTAATTTAGAACTCTTGCTTGTGAGgtcagtcatttgatttgcatgggtgagaatgacctaagtttccaactcaataagcctaccattttagagacTTGGCTAAatggggagttgagaacatgACTCACCACTCAACTCCTTtgtatcattgaagcttataatttataggtccataaggtcttcttGCTAGCTCTACGGACCAACAAGGATCAAATATGTTGAAAGAaactttgaaatgttcaaattttatgaagaaAAGTATTAATTCTATAAGATTCAATTAATCACACGAATAAActttatttgaatgagattcgaattataactttataatatagaaaattaatttatttgaatatgattcaaacaattaattatttatttggataatattcaaattaaataactaatgagagaattgaattatttgaatatgattcaaataattaattatttagatgAGATCCATATTGTAAGCCCTCTCTTCTTGTACTCTTTCTTGGAATATTAGGAAGCACATAGTTGAGATTAAATTCGGGGACTTGAGATAAAGTTTGATGTGGATCTCTTGTTAAGAtttatgattaaaaataaaaatatttggattgacGTTTGTTTCATTTAGGAAGAGGAAATAAGGATTTGAGGAATAATTTGAGATAACGAACCTAGTTAAGCATGTAAAGTAAATTCGATGATGAATTTGGCATGCTCGGGACAGGTCAAAGTCAATCGTAAAAGTCAACGGTCAAATGGTCAAAGTCAAAGttaaaaaaagtcaacattttgaaaagtggtgaaattttggtaatttctTAGTCTTAAAAGTAAATTTGGCTTGTTTAAGacttattggacataaatgtacaggaaattaaaggaaattaagggaaaaaaacGTGATGAGAACcgagaggaagaggaaaaaatagaatttgagagattttggaaaaattaaagtaCTTTCTATTGAAATTTCTTATTGGATGGATTTAAGATTAAGGATTAATCATCTGGGCATGTGTTGAACTGAAAATTGAAGCTGGAAAACGAAGAGAGAAAGCGAATTACGAATTTTCTGAGTTTGGCCGACCGGAGAAGAGGAAAGAGTTGTTTTCGAATTAGGGCCGTTCTTGTGAAGGTAAATtgggaaaaatgaaagaaaattgaaga contains:
- the LOC120090257 gene encoding ribonuclease MC-like gives rise to the protein MEKKEIGLILSMLVMIVSCCEGVNDYDYLQVVIQWQPATCTDWKKPYPYCFQDPDNRFSIHGMWPSLYSGAQTHCFGSPFDVNQISILQPGISEIWPNVVTGKNQWLWGHEWDKHGTCTESILFDQEEYFSFTMDKYIENNLSFILGKSQITPNGQLYSRAQIYAAISAKTGKTPAVRCNYNYWSGVEQLHEITLCYNWNATAFEDCPLNANKCDNTFMWYPWSTTKALSV